The Halogranum gelatinilyticum genome includes a window with the following:
- a CDS encoding helix-turn-helix domain-containing protein, whose product MAIILELSLPAESFALGDVLEAVPGTKLELDQVVPTGGRKLPYLWVETTDFEQFEEYAQDAPNVADLEAVETAGDKRLYQLRWQGRVENFTTGVVEAQGTILAGRASSTCWEFRLRFPDRSHAKAFQSHCVETETPLDLSKVYDLSQGSARKEYGLTEKQYVALQLAYERGYFREPRGADLADLGSELDISPRAVSYRLRRGVSSLVEHSIDP is encoded by the coding sequence ATGGCAATTATTCTCGAGCTTTCGCTTCCTGCAGAGTCGTTCGCGCTGGGGGACGTGCTCGAGGCCGTACCGGGTACCAAGCTCGAACTGGACCAGGTCGTCCCCACGGGAGGACGGAAGCTTCCGTATCTCTGGGTCGAGACCACCGACTTCGAACAGTTCGAAGAATACGCACAGGACGCGCCGAACGTCGCGGATCTCGAAGCCGTCGAGACGGCCGGTGACAAGCGGCTGTACCAGCTCCGGTGGCAGGGTCGCGTCGAGAACTTCACCACGGGCGTCGTCGAGGCCCAGGGAACGATACTCGCCGGTCGTGCGTCGAGCACGTGTTGGGAGTTCAGACTGCGGTTTCCCGACCGGAGCCACGCGAAGGCGTTCCAGTCGCACTGCGTCGAGACGGAGACACCGCTCGACCTCTCGAAGGTGTACGACCTCTCACAGGGCAGCGCGCGCAAGGAGTACGGGCTGACTGAGAAGCAGTACGTCGCGCTCCAACTCGCCTACGAACGGGGCTACTTCCGCGAGCCACGTGGGGCCGACCTCGCCGACCTCGGCAGCGAGCTCGACATCTCGCCGCGGGCCGTCTCCTACCGACTCCGGCGTGGGGTGTCGAGTCTCGTCGAACACAGTATCGACCCCTGA
- a CDS encoding aldo/keto reductase yields the protein MDETLPPVGLGTMGIETPEPVTTALDVGYRHLDTAQIYHNEHVVGAGVAASDVPREEVFLATKVWADSLAPDAVLASTQASLARLGVDTVDLLYVHRPIESYAAEATLPAFDALVDAGKVRHVGVSNFTIDELDEAMATLDAPLFAHQTEYHPLFQRPELVVHAQEHDYHVVAYSPLAGGQVFENEVLQDIAEKHDTTEAAVSIAWLRSMQHVVVIPKAASEAHLRANFAAQDVRLDAEDVTRIEEIEDEVELYPE from the coding sequence ATGGACGAGACGCTTCCCCCGGTCGGTCTCGGGACGATGGGTATCGAGACGCCCGAACCGGTCACGACGGCCCTCGACGTGGGCTACCGCCATCTCGACACGGCCCAGATCTACCACAACGAGCACGTCGTCGGCGCGGGCGTCGCCGCCAGCGACGTCCCCCGCGAGGAGGTCTTCCTCGCGACGAAGGTCTGGGCGGACAGCCTCGCACCAGACGCCGTCCTCGCGAGCACGCAGGCCAGCCTCGCCCGCCTCGGCGTCGACACCGTCGACCTGCTCTACGTCCACCGGCCCATCGAGAGCTACGCCGCCGAGGCGACGCTTCCGGCCTTCGACGCACTCGTCGACGCGGGCAAGGTCCGGCACGTCGGCGTGAGCAACTTCACTATCGACGAACTGGACGAGGCGATGGCGACGCTCGACGCGCCGCTCTTCGCCCACCAGACGGAGTACCATCCGCTCTTCCAGCGGCCCGAACTCGTCGTCCACGCCCAGGAACACGACTACCACGTCGTCGCCTACTCGCCGCTCGCGGGCGGGCAGGTCTTCGAGAACGAAGTTCTGCAGGACATCGCCGAGAAACACGACACCACGGAGGCCGCCGTCTCCATCGCGTGGCTGCGCTCGATGCAGCACGTCGTCGTCATCCCGAAGGCCGCGAGCGAAGCACATCTCCGGGCGAACTTCGCGGCCCAAGACGTGCGACTCGACGCCGAGGACGTCACGCGCATCGAGGAGATCGAAGACGAAGTGGAGCTGTATCCCGAATGA
- a CDS encoding nucleoside triphosphate pyrophosphohydrolase has translation MSGGDERVVEYDKLVRDDIPEIIRADGEKPETHVADDTEYARRLREKLVEEAEEFAESGEIEELADVVAVVDAIGENRGVGWEELERRADEKASERGGFAEGIVLERVWK, from the coding sequence ATGAGCGGCGGAGACGAGCGAGTCGTCGAGTACGACAAACTCGTCCGCGACGACATCCCCGAGATAATCCGTGCCGACGGCGAGAAGCCGGAGACGCACGTCGCCGACGACACGGAGTACGCTCGTCGCCTGCGCGAGAAACTGGTCGAGGAAGCCGAGGAGTTCGCCGAATCGGGCGAGATCGAAGAACTCGCGGACGTCGTCGCCGTCGTCGACGCAATTGGTGAGAACCGGGGCGTCGGCTGGGAGGAACTGGAACGCCGTGCCGACGAGAAAGCCAGCGAGCGTGGCGGCTTCGCCGAGGGAATCGTCCTCGAACGTGTGTGGAAGTAG
- the msrB gene encoding peptide-methionine (R)-S-oxide reductase MsrB yields the protein MSNPESQNVPKTDEEWREKLSEEEYRILRQSGTEARFSGEHVDRDDAGVYKCKGCGSVLFESDTKFDSSCGWPSFYAAEEANVTKHVDTSHGMRRTEVRCATCDGHLGHVFDDGPKPTGKRFCINSVALDFEADE from the coding sequence ATGAGTAACCCTGAGAGCCAAAACGTCCCCAAGACCGACGAGGAATGGCGCGAGAAGCTGTCCGAGGAGGAGTACCGTATCCTCCGACAGAGCGGCACCGAGGCGCGCTTCTCCGGCGAGCACGTCGACCGCGACGACGCCGGCGTCTACAAATGCAAGGGCTGTGGGTCGGTCCTGTTCGAATCGGACACGAAGTTCGACTCGTCGTGTGGCTGGCCGAGTTTCTACGCCGCCGAGGAGGCGAACGTGACGAAACACGTCGACACGAGCCACGGAATGCGCCGCACGGAGGTCCGGTGTGCGACCTGTGACGGCCATCTCGGCCACGTCTTCGACGACGGTCCCAAGCCGACGGGCAAGCGGTTCTGTATCA